Sequence from the Candidatus Hydrogenedentota bacterium genome:
CGCCAAGGGCGCAAAGGCCGGACGCCGCCGCGACACGGGGCACGACACCCTCTCGCACTCGCGCGCCCATTACCTGATGGCCATAGACACGCTGCGGTCCAGCCTGGGCTACGCGCGCACCACCGACGTCGCCGAGATGCTGGAGGTGTCCCGGGGCGCTGCGTCCATGGCCCTCGCGCAGCTCAAGAAACGGGGCTGGGTGGCCGAGGACCCGAACCGCTTCCTGCTGCTCACGGAGGAGGGCCGCCAGATCACCGAGCTGGTCTCCGAGAACTTCGCCATTCTTTCCCGCTTCCTGGAGGTTGTCCTGGGCGTGGCCAAAGACCGCGCCACCGCCGACGCCTGCAAGATGGAGCACCTCGTCAGCCTGGAGACCAGCCGCCGCCTCCAATGGCTCACGCAGTACGTCGAGGGCGACGGCGCGGCCCCCCTGCGCAAGCACATGAAAGAGTTCAAGGCCGGCGCCGCCGGCGTGGACCTGGAGAACCTGTAGGGCAGTCCCGGGGTCGTATGCGGCATTTTCAAGAGGGGAGCCGTCCCATTCGGAGAGACGGAGGGGAACAAGGGCAGACCAAAGCGCTGGAAGCGCGGCATTCAACAGCCCGGGGCGTGAGCCCCGGGAAGAAAGCGCCCCCCACCCCAGTCCCGGGAGCCCCGAAGGGGCGGCACAAAGACCTTCCGCGCTTGTGCCGCGCCTTCGGCGCTTCGGAACGTGGTGTGGACAGCTGCTCCTCGGCGGTTGGAGTTCCAGCCCGTGTCCCCTCAAAAAGGGCTTCCGCCGCTACTTGACCAGGATACGGGCGTTGTCCGAAAAGGGGCAGGGGGTTTCCAGACCGCGCCCTATTTCTCCCGGGGGCGGCGCTTCTTCTTCGTCTCAGCAAGCGCGAGCGGGGCGGTCAACTGCTCATACAACTGAAACAGATACTCGACCCGTTCCCGCTCGCTGTTGAATGGCGCGGCCCGGTAGCACCGGTCCACCGCCCGGTCCAGAGCCTGATGCGCTTTGAGCAGTGGCGCAGGCATGGTAAGAGGATCATAGAGGTCCGCCAGTGTCGCGCCTTTGTCTATGAACCCAGCACGGACATCCAACACCTTATGGGCGCAGTCGGCGATCTGTGTTAGCAGTGTTGTCGTGGCGATCTCGGGCCAAGGGAAGTTGTTGTAAACAAGGGAATTGGAGTAGCTATAGTCCGACTTCAACCGTCCGCACACCTGCCTCATCCAAGCCATGTGCATCAGGCTGGTGAGGATGCCAAAGTGGAAGACGGTTGCATCCGGCACAAATTGGATTTTGTTGCTGCAGATGACATCGTTGGACAGGTAGGCCATGGGGACATAAAGGCGGCGTTCCGAGGATACTTCCGGGATGGCCAGATACGGCGAATCCGGTTGGGCAATCTGCCGGAAAAGGGTCGGAAAGTCAGCATACCGGCGGGTGGAGGCTGCCTTGCTGGCCAACCGGAACGCGCGCACGCGCTTTATGCGCTCCGTCACCAAGGGGAGTGTGGCCAGTTCCTGCGGGGCTGCATCCTTGAGCCAAAGGCAGTAACGCTCCCGTTCGTTGATGAAGTCCCCGCCACTCATGTAGCGGCGAACAAACTTGGCCGCCCCGGGCTCCTTTCGGAGCAGTTCGTCCCGCTCCTCCGGGGAAAGGATCAGGTGCCCCCCGTCGGTTGGTTTGTTGCCCCACAACATGCGGGGAACGCGGCACAGGGGGGCGGTCCGGTTGGTGACGGCCAGATCGGCCCCCTCGATCAGGTACGGGCTGATATTCGAGACAACCTCCTCCTGTGCCTCTCCGCCAATGTCCTGATAGTCAAAAAGCCGTTTCGGGCCGCGCTCGAGAACCCCAAAACCGATAATGACCACATGGACGTGGGCACGTCCTCTGGCCTCGCTCTGCCAGGCAAAGGTGCGGTGGGCAAACAGGATTTTGAGCTGGTAGCGGTTGAAGAGCTCCGACCACAAAATGCCGACCTGCTCTCCCTGCGTGATGGAATTCGTCGAGACAAACGCGCAGGGAGTGGGGCGTTCCTTGATGTATTCGGCGGCCTTTACATACCAGTTGCAGACATAATCAAGGACTCCCCGGGCGCCAACATTGGCCAAGACCGTTTGCTGGTCCTCTTTTTGTTCCTCGGTCTGGTAGTGATGCCCGACAAAAGGCGGATTCCCGAGAACAAACGAGCATTCCTCCGCAGGGAGAAGGTCGTTCCAGTCCATGCGGAGGGCGTTGGCGCAGCGAATGTGGGGGGTGGCCTTGAGGGGAATGCGCTGGAACATGACGCCGGTACTGAGGCTGAGTTCCACGTTCATCTGGTGGTCGGTGAGCCAGAGGGCGGTTTCGGCGATGCGGGCGGGCCATTCCCCGATCTCAATGCCGTAGAACTGGTTGACATCGGTTTTTGCCCAATGCCCACCCTCGCCCAGGTTTATTTCCTGCGCGCGGTTGCTGAAATCGTACAGGGCATCGAGGGCGCGGTGTTCGAGACGGCGCAGTTCCCGGTAGGCGATGACGAGGAAGTTGCCGCACCCGCAGGCGGGGTCGAGGAAGCGGAGCCCGGCGAGCTTGTCGCGGAAGGCCTCCAGCCGTTTGTTGCGGTGCCCCGGGCGGTTGTCCTTTCTGATCTGCTCAAACTCCGCGTGGAGTTCATCCAGAAAGAGGGGGCGTATGAGCTTGAGAATGTCGCGCTCGGAGGTGTAGTGGGCGCCGATCTGACGGCGCTCCCGGCCGTCCATGATGCCCTGAAACAGGGAGCCGAAGACGGCGGGGGAGATGCGCGACCAGTCAAACCGGCAGGCGGCGATCAGGCTGTTGCGCATGTCGCGGTTGAAACTGGCGGTGTGGAGGGGATTGGCGAAGAGGTCCCCGTTGATGTAGGGGAATTCGGCCAGGTCCTCGTCCAGGTGGGAACCTCTCTTCTCCAGCGGCGTGTCGAGCACCTCGAAGAGGTGGTTGAGCTGCGCGCCCAGGTCGGAGCCGTCCTCGCGGGTCCGGTTCTGGAGGAACAGGTCAAACTGGTTGGTGTCAAAGATGCCGGTGTCGTCGGCAAAGAGGCAGAAGAGCAGCCGCACCAGCAGCCGCTCCAGTTCCGGCCCCGTGTAGTTGCCCGCCTCGATGGTGTCGTGAAGCCGCGCCATGATGGCGGCGGCCTCAAGATTCGCGGGGTCCTCCTCGCCGAAGGTGTGCGTCTTCTGTCCGAGGAAGAAGGCAAAATGCTTGATGTGCTTGTGGAGATTCTGAAGGCGAAACTCGAATCCCCCATCCCCCTCTTCCCCCTCCAGATCATAGAGAACCATGCGGGCGAAGTCGGAGACGATGACATAGCGGGGGATTTCGCTTTCCCGGCCCGAGGAGGCCAGTTCCCCGATATAGGCGAAGGCCTGGGACTCCGCTTTGTCCAGGGGCTGTCCGGCGCTCTTGTGCTCCGCCAGCAAAGTGCCCGGCCAGAAAAGGTCAATGCGGTGATGGGTGTTCTTGAGGCTCTTGACCCGTTCCTCGAACGAAGCCACCAGCCTGCGCTTCTTTCCGAAGACGGTGAAGAACTCGTTCCAGAAGGTCTGCGCCTCGGCGCGCTCATCCCCGGCGCCCTTCCAGTCCCTTGAGAACGTGATGGCACGCGACCGTATCTCGTTCCAGGAAAGGCTCTGCATGCGCTGTCTCCTCCCGACCCTGCCGGTTCATACCCAACAACGATTTGCTGTGTGCGGATGCCCTCCGGTGTGTGTCCCGGCGTGGAAAGGCCGCCGGGACGGCGGCGCTACGGAAGACAGGCGCTTCACGAGCCCATTATCCCTGTTCGCATTGATGGGGTCAAGATTGACGCAAAGGCGCCGCTACTTGACCAGGATACGGGCTGCGACCGTGGGGCCTTGGGGGATTCCGGCGCGGAGTTTTACCCAGTGGCCGCCTTCGGGCTCTTCGATCGGGGCTTCGGGGAGGGTTAGGGTGGCATCGAGGGGGACGCGCCCGCCGGGGGCCACGCGCAGGGGGAGGGTGTCCGGCGTGAGGGTCCAGCCTTCGGGGAGGGACTCGGCGCGGAGTTCGCCCTCGAAGCCGGAGTCGCCGAAATTGTAGGCGTACATGCGGACGGGGGCGGGCTTTCCGGCGGGGAGGGCGTAGTCGTGCTCGTCGGTCCAGCCAATGGTGTTGCGGACCACTTCCGCGCCGGGGAAACTGAGCTGCAGCACGACGGGCAGGGGCTCCCCTTCGCGTCGGGGTACCGCGGGCGGCGGGGTGAGCGGAAGGGCGTCCGCCGCACCGCGCGGGCAGGTTAAGAAGACAGGGGCGGACACGGCCCTGTCGGGCCGTTGCACGGCGCGGCCGAGGCAGTCATGGCAGACCGCACCGGGGGCGAAATCGGCGGGCAGGGGCCAGGGGGCCTCGCACTTGCCGCGTTCGGCCCAGTCCACGGGGCGCTCGGCCCAGACCACCACGACATCGCGGGCGTCGGCGCCCTCCGGTGACCGGAACGCCACCACGCGGGTGTCGGGCTGGCCGGGCGGGGTCCACGCGCCGAGGCAGCGGGTGCCCGCGAGGCGCCGGCCAAGATTGGCCAGAGCCACATAGCCCGGCCGGGGCGTCATGTCCTCGCGGAGGAGGCCGAACTGGATGCGGTTGCCGCCGTGCTCCTCCTTGTACTGGCCGAGGATGAAGTGAAAGCACTTCTCCGCGCCTGCGGCGAGGGCCTGGGCGTACTCCTGGGCGACGAACTGCGCCTTGAGCGCGGCGTCGGCGGGGGGCAGGTCGAGGTGGGGCATGCCGGGCGGCGAGGCGATGCCCCGGTCGCTTTCGGTGACCCAGACCGGGCGTCCGGACGCGGCGTCGCGGGCCCCGGCCCACAGGCGGTCGTAGTCATGGCACCAGTCGTAGGAGTGCATGGCGTAGACGTCGAAGTAGGGCCAGGTCTCATTTTCCAGCACACTGCGGACGAGGCCGGGGGTGTTGACTCCGGCAATGGGCTGCCAGAAGACCAGGGTTTCGGGCCGGCCTGCCTTGAACCCCAGGCAGGCGGCCTTCTGCCACGCGCAGATGTCCGACCCCGGCCACCCGCCGAAGGATTTGGCATTGGCCTCATTCCAGGGCTCCCACGCGGGAACCCGCGCGCCGAAACGGGCCGACGCCAACCGGCAGAAGGCGTGCAGTCTCCGGAGGTCCGGAACGCCGTCCGCGTCGCGGACGCGCGGGGGCATGTCGTGGAACACCTGGAGCAGTTTCAGCCCCGCCCCGCTCTGGAGGTCGGCGGTCGCGTCGTAGCGCGTGGACTCCGCGGGGCGGCCCTCCTCCGGCTCCACCTCGCGCCAGCGCAGGCGGTCGCGCACCCAGCGCACCCCCGCGAGGGCGGCGATGTGCGTCATGGCCCGCCAGGCCTCCGGCGAGTCCGGGGCCACCCACGACAGGGCGACATCCAGCGCCACGGGGGAGTCTTCCGGCAACGGCACCGGCAGGATATCCAGCACGGCGGCGGTGGTCCAGCCGAGGGGCTGCCCGTCGGCGGCGCGGAAGACCACCTGATACCAGCCGACCCCAGGGGCCGGTTCCGGCGTCAGCACGCCCTCCGTGACTGTTCCCGTCGCCACCTCGCGGCCCGCGTCATCCAGCAGGACGGCGTCAGCGGCGCCCGCCACGGCGGCGGGCACGGGGATGCGGACAGAGACCCCGGTCAGGAAGACATTGCCCGGCGCGGGCAGGCACACCGTCTCCTCCAGGGTGTAGGCCACGGGCGGGGGCGTCTGCGCGGCGGCGGGCACCAGGGGGCACAGCAACAGGGCGAGGGCCAGAAAACGCGCGGGCATGGGGAGTCCTCCGCTCAGGGCTGGCGGTAATACTGCATGGCCTCGGGGATCATCTGCTGGATGGCGGCGATGCGGTTCGCCGGGGCCGGGTGCGTGGAGAGGAACTCCGGCGGGCGCTCGCCGCCCGAGGCGTTCATGCGCTCCCAGAGGGGGACGGCGGCATGGGGGTCGTAGCCCGCCATGGCCATGAGGATGAGGCCGATGCGGTCGGCCTCGTACTCCATGTTGCGGCTGAAGGGCAGCACGACGCCCACATTGGTCACCAGCCCGGCGGACTGGAGGAAGAGGTCGCGGGTCTGCGCGGGCTTTGACGCGAGGGCGGCCGAGAGCGCCGCGCCGCCCATCTCGAGGGCGAGGGCCTGGCTCATGCGCTCCGCGCCGTGGCGCGCGATGGCGTGGGCGATCTCGTGGGCCATGATCACGGCGAGGCCGTTGTCGTCCTGCGCCACGGGGAGGATGCCGGTGTAGACGGCCACCTTGCCGCCGGGCATGCACCATGCGTTCACCGTGTCATCCTCCTGGATGACGATGAACTCCCACTGGAAACCCGACGTCCGGCCCTGCGCCGCGAGGTGCTGGTCCGCGGCGCGTGCGATGCGCGCGCCGATGTCCGTCACCCGCTGGTTGGTTCCGGCGTCCGCGCACAGCGGCTCCGTCTGCTTGACCTCCTGGAACTGCTGCACGCCGAGAGTGTTCATTTCTCCGTCGCCGACGAGCAGCAGCTGGTTGCGGCCCACAAAGGGGACGGTCTCGCAGGCCGTCGCCAGCACCAGCACCGCGCCGGCGGCGGCGGCCATCAGGCTTCTCTTCCACAAAGTGCGCATGGTCTTCAGTCTCCTGTTTTCCGGCGGCGTCCGCCGCGCGGGGGGTGTTCAGTTTCTGGCGGCGCCCTGCCGCTGCTTCCATCGGGGGAGGTCCGGCGCGGGGTCGGGCCGCCGGTGCGACGGCAGCCCCATCCCCCCGGAGAAGAACGCGGTGTCCTCGCCGAGGAGCGTCTCCAGCAGGGGGCGCAGCGCGCGGGCGTTCGACACGCGGCAGGACTCCGGCGCATGGACCACCACCTCGTCGTCGTTCGCCATGCGGCAGTGCAGGTAGACATCGCAGGGGCCGGGATGCGCGGCCAGCGCCTCGGCGACCCTTCGGAGGGCCTCGGGGTTCTGGTGGGGGATTTCCAGCCGCACATGCAGGGCCCGGGTCAGGTTCCGCTCCGCGTCGTCAATGAGCATGATGTCCTCGACGAGGTACGAGAGGCGCTCGTTCCGGAAGTTGGCCCTGGCGCGGGCGATGACCACCATGTCCACCTCCATGAGGTGGGCCTTCTGCCGATAGATCTCCGAGAAGGCCGTCAGCTCGCAGGAGCCCCGCAGGGTCTCCAGGGTGACGAAGGCCATGGGGTCGCCCTTCTTCGTCGAGATGCGCCGGATGTTGGTGATGACGCCCGCCAGCACGCGCTCCTCGCCCTCGCGGGGTTCCCGGGCCAGCACTGCCGGCGGCGTTCCGTAATGTTCAATGATGTCCCGGTGGAGCCAGAGGGGGTGCGAGGTGATGTAGAGGCCCAGCACCTCCTTCTCCGCCTCCCAGAGCTGGTGGTCCGGCCATTCCGGGAGCGCCGGCTTCTCGTACATGCCGGCCAGCTCCTCCGCCATGCCGCCCATCTCGAAGAGGGAAGTCTGCCCCGCCAGCTGGTCCCGCTGGAAGAGCTGGCTCTCCGAGACCGCCCTTTCCATGGCCGCCTCCACCTGGCGGCGGTTCCAGCCGGTGCCCAGAAACGCGCCCGCCTTGTTCAGGCTCTCCAGCACGCGCATGTTGGCCACCTGGGGGGTCAGGCGCTTGCAGAAGTCGTAGATGTCGCGGTAGGGGCCGTTCGTGTCGCGTTCCCGGACAATTTCCTTGCAGGGCGCCTCGCCGACGTTGCGCACGGAGCCGAGGCCGAAGCGGATGAGCCCGCTGTCCACGGTGAAGCCCTGCCTGCTCCCGTTGATGTCCGGGGGCAGTACCTCGATGCCCATGCGGCGGCATTCCTCGATGTAGACCGCCGTCTTCTCCAGGTTGCCGGTTTCGCCGGTGAGCAGTGCGCTCATGAACTCCAGGGGGTAATTGGCCTTGAGGTAGGCGGTCTGGTAGGCCACGAGGGCGTAGGCCGCGCTGTGGGACTTGTTGAACCCGTAGCCGGAGAAAGTCTCGATCTTGTTCCAGAGGGTCTCCGCGAGGGGCTTGGCGATTCCGTTCGCCACGCAGCCCCTGACGAAGCCCTCCTTTTGTCTGTCCAGCTCCTCCTGCTTCTTTTTGCTCATGGCGCGGCGCACGATGTCCGCGGCGCCCAGGGTGAATCCGGCGCAGGCCTGGGTCATCTGCATGACCTGCTCCTGGTACACCGGGATGCCGTAGGTCTCCTTGAGGACCGGCTCCAGCAGGGGGTGCTCATACTGGATTTTGGACGGGTCGAACTTGTTCGCGATGTAGTTCGGGATGAGGGCCATGGGGCCGGGGCGGTAGAGGGCGACCAGGGCGCTCATCTCCTCCAGGGACTGGAGGCCGATGTTTTTGGCCAGGTCGCGCATGCCCGGGCTTTCCAGCTGGAAGATGCCCATGGTCTGCCCGGAGCGCAGGAGGGCGTAGGTGGTGTCGTCGTCCAGGGGGAGGTTGTCCAAATCCACCTCCACGCCCCGGTTCCGCCGGATCATCTCCACGGCGTCATGGATCATGGTGAGGGTGCGCAGGCCCAGGAAGTCCATCTTCAGCAGGCCGATCTTCTCCACGCAGGACATGTCCATCTGCGTGGACACGGTTTCGGTGCTGTTGTCCTTGTAGAGGGCCACGTGGTCCGTGAGCGCGTGGTCGCAGATGACCACGCCGGCGGCGTGGGTGCCGATGGACTTGATCGTCCCCTCGAGGCGCCCGGCCAGGCGCCACAGGCGGGCCACCTGGCGGTCCTCGTCCACGAGCCGCCGGATTTCGGCGTCGCCCTCGTAGGCCGTTTTCAGGGTGGCCTTCGGGTCGGCGGGGAGCATGCCGGCGAGGCGGTTCACGTCGTTGAGCGGCATGCCCAGCACGCGGCCCACGCTGCGCACGACGTCCTTCATCAGCATGCGGCCGAAGGTGGCGATCTGGCTGACGTTGTCCGACCCGTATTTCTCCTTCGCGTAGGCGATCATCTCCGGGCGCCTTTCGAAGCAGAAGTCAATGTCGAAGTCCGGCATGCTGACGCGCTCGGGGTTGAGGAAGCGCTCAAAGAGGAGGTTGTAGCGCATGGGGTCGAGGTTCGTGATGCGCAGGGCGTAGGCGACGATGCTGCCCGCGCCCGAGCCGCGGCCCGGCCCCACGGCGATCCCCACTTTCCGGGCGTGCCGGATCAGGTCCCAGACCACGAGGAAGTAGTCCACGAAGTTCATCTGCTCGATGACGCCGCACTCGAAGTCCGCGCGCCTCCGGTGGGTTTCCGGCGGCGGGCTGCCGTAGCGCGCCGTGAGCCCCTCCGCCACCAGGTGGCGCAGGTAGGCCGCCTTCTCCCAGCCCTCCGGCACGGTGTAGTCCGGGATGAGGCGGAGCCCTTCGGGAATCACCAGGTTGCAGCGCTCCGCCACGGCCAAAGTGTTTTCCAGCGCCTCGGGCCAGCGCGCGAAGCGGCTGCGCATCTCCTCCGGCGGGCGGAAGAAGAACTCGTCGTTCGGCAGGCGCATCCGGTCGGCGTCGTCCAGCGACTTGTGCGTCTCCAGGCACAGGAGCACGTCGTGGGCCTCGCTGTCCGCCCGGTCCGTGTAGTGGCTGTCGTTCGTGGCCACCGTCAGCAGGCCGCGCCGCGCCGCGATCTTCACCAGCTCCGCGTTGACCCGTTCCTGCTCCTCCATGCCGTGGTTCATCAGCTCGATGAGGAAGTTTTCCGGGCCGAACATCTCGGCGTACTTCGCCGCCGCGCGGTCCGCGGCGTCCAGGTCCCCTCCCAGGATGTGCCGGGCGATGCGGCCGCTGAGGCAGGCGGAGGAGAAGATCAGGCCCGCCCGGTGGCGGTCGAGGGTCTCATCGTCCACCCGGGGTTTGTAGTGCATGCCGTCCAGGTGCGCGATGCTGCTGAGGCGGCACAGGTTGTGCCAGCCCTCCTCGTCCCTGCACAGGGCCACCAGGTGCTCCGCCGCCGCGCGCGCGCTCTTGGCGCTCTTGTCCCCCAGGGTGGTGGGGGAGACATACAGCTCGCAGCCGATGATGGGCTTGATCCCCGCCGCCCGCGCGGTCTGGTAGAAGTCGAAGACGCCAAAGAGCACGCCGTGGTCGGTCACCGCGCACGCCGGAATGCCGTAGTCCTTGCAGCGCGCAATGATTTCCTTGGGCTTGCTCAGGCCGTCCAGCTTGCTGTAGTGCGTGTGGACGTGCAGGGGGATGTACGGTTCGGCCATCAGGTGAACAACTCCAGCACCATGTCGAGCGCGGCTTCCGCGGTCCGCTTCTTGACGGCGCCGCGCGTTCCCGAGAACCGGAACTCCCGGCACGCCGTTCTGCCGTCCGGGCTGGCCGCCGCGATGTAGACCAGCCCCACGGGCTTCTCCGTCGTGCCGCCGCCGGGCCCCGCGATGCCCGTCACCGCGAGGCCGTAGTCCGCCCCGAGGCGACGGCGCACCCCCTCCGCCATGGCGGTGGCCGTCTCGGCGCTCACCGCCCCGTTCGCCGCCAGCACGTCCGGCGGCACGCCCAGGATCGTCTCCTTCACCCGGTTGCTGTACGCCACCACCCCCCCGACAAAGAAGCCGGAGGCCCCGGAGACGTTGGTGAGCAGGTGGGCGATCAGCCCGCCCGTGCAG
This genomic interval carries:
- a CDS encoding metal-dependent transcriptional regulator: MTGSPRQQDKRPPAKAGAKGAKAGRRRDTGHDTLSHSRAHYLMAIDTLRSSLGYARTTDVAEMLEVSRGAASMALAQLKKRGWVAEDPNRFLLLTEEGRQITELVSENFAILSRFLEVVLGVAKDRATADACKMEHLVSLETSRRLQWLTQYVEGDGAAPLRKHMKEFKAGAAGVDLENL
- a CDS encoding class I SAM-dependent DNA methyltransferase, giving the protein MQSLSWNEIRSRAITFSRDWKGAGDERAEAQTFWNEFFTVFGKKRRLVASFEERVKSLKNTHHRIDLFWPGTLLAEHKSAGQPLDKAESQAFAYIGELASSGRESEIPRYVIVSDFARMVLYDLEGEEGDGGFEFRLQNLHKHIKHFAFFLGQKTHTFGEEDPANLEAAAIMARLHDTIEAGNYTGPELERLLVRLLFCLFADDTGIFDTNQFDLFLQNRTREDGSDLGAQLNHLFEVLDTPLEKRGSHLDEDLAEFPYINGDLFANPLHTASFNRDMRNSLIAACRFDWSRISPAVFGSLFQGIMDGRERRQIGAHYTSERDILKLIRPLFLDELHAEFEQIRKDNRPGHRNKRLEAFRDKLAGLRFLDPACGCGNFLVIAYRELRRLEHRALDALYDFSNRAQEINLGEGGHWAKTDVNQFYGIEIGEWPARIAETALWLTDHQMNVELSLSTGVMFQRIPLKATPHIRCANALRMDWNDLLPAEECSFVLGNPPFVGHHYQTEEQKEDQQTVLANVGARGVLDYVCNWYVKAAEYIKERPTPCAFVSTNSITQGEQVGILWSELFNRYQLKILFAHRTFAWQSEARGRAHVHVVIIGFGVLERGPKRLFDYQDIGGEAQEEVVSNISPYLIEGADLAVTNRTAPLCRVPRMLWGNKPTDGGHLILSPEERDELLRKEPGAAKFVRRYMSGGDFINERERYCLWLKDAAPQELATLPLVTERIKRVRAFRLASKAASTRRYADFPTLFRQIAQPDSPYLAIPEVSSERRLYVPMAYLSNDVICSNKIQFVPDATVFHFGILTSLMHMAWMRQVCGRLKSDYSYSNSLVYNNFPWPEIATTTLLTQIADCAHKVLDVRAGFIDKGATLADLYDPLTMPAPLLKAHQALDRAVDRCYRAAPFNSERERVEYLFQLYEQLTAPLALAETKKKRRPREK
- a CDS encoding M48 family metallopeptidase, with product MRTLWKRSLMAAAAGAVLVLATACETVPFVGRNQLLLVGDGEMNTLGVQQFQEVKQTEPLCADAGTNQRVTDIGARIARAADQHLAAQGRTSGFQWEFIVIQEDDTVNAWCMPGGKVAVYTGILPVAQDDNGLAVIMAHEIAHAIARHGAERMSQALALEMGGAALSAALASKPAQTRDLFLQSAGLVTNVGVVLPFSRNMEYEADRIGLILMAMAGYDPHAAVPLWERMNASGGERPPEFLSTHPAPANRIAAIQQMIPEAMQYYRQP
- the dnaE gene encoding DNA polymerase III subunit alpha, with translation MAEPYIPLHVHTHYSKLDGLSKPKEIIARCKDYGIPACAVTDHGVLFGVFDFYQTARAAGIKPIIGCELYVSPTTLGDKSAKSARAAAEHLVALCRDEEGWHNLCRLSSIAHLDGMHYKPRVDDETLDRHRAGLIFSSACLSGRIARHILGGDLDAADRAAAKYAEMFGPENFLIELMNHGMEEQERVNAELVKIAARRGLLTVATNDSHYTDRADSEAHDVLLCLETHKSLDDADRMRLPNDEFFFRPPEEMRSRFARWPEALENTLAVAERCNLVIPEGLRLIPDYTVPEGWEKAAYLRHLVAEGLTARYGSPPPETHRRRADFECGVIEQMNFVDYFLVVWDLIRHARKVGIAVGPGRGSGAGSIVAYALRITNLDPMRYNLLFERFLNPERVSMPDFDIDFCFERRPEMIAYAKEKYGSDNVSQIATFGRMLMKDVVRSVGRVLGMPLNDVNRLAGMLPADPKATLKTAYEGDAEIRRLVDEDRQVARLWRLAGRLEGTIKSIGTHAAGVVICDHALTDHVALYKDNSTETVSTQMDMSCVEKIGLLKMDFLGLRTLTMIHDAVEMIRRNRGVEVDLDNLPLDDDTTYALLRSGQTMGIFQLESPGMRDLAKNIGLQSLEEMSALVALYRPGPMALIPNYIANKFDPSKIQYEHPLLEPVLKETYGIPVYQEQVMQMTQACAGFTLGAADIVRRAMSKKKQEELDRQKEGFVRGCVANGIAKPLAETLWNKIETFSGYGFNKSHSAAYALVAYQTAYLKANYPLEFMSALLTGETGNLEKTAVYIEECRRMGIEVLPPDINGSRQGFTVDSGLIRFGLGSVRNVGEAPCKEIVRERDTNGPYRDIYDFCKRLTPQVANMRVLESLNKAGAFLGTGWNRRQVEAAMERAVSESQLFQRDQLAGQTSLFEMGGMAEELAGMYEKPALPEWPDHQLWEAEKEVLGLYITSHPLWLHRDIIEHYGTPPAVLAREPREGEERVLAGVITNIRRISTKKGDPMAFVTLETLRGSCELTAFSEIYRQKAHLMEVDMVVIARARANFRNERLSYLVEDIMLIDDAERNLTRALHVRLEIPHQNPEALRRVAEALAAHPGPCDVYLHCRMANDDEVVVHAPESCRVSNARALRPLLETLLGEDTAFFSGGMGLPSHRRPDPAPDLPRWKQRQGAARN
- a CDS encoding nicotinamide-nucleotide amidohydrolase family protein, coding for MIPAGNACFPTVPGMEKPPPVCYTGHRAETPRAAGGVRRRWKRSWRNKGMADSSSIEQQTVTWFLESGSTLATAESCTGGLIAHLLTNVSGASGFFVGGVVAYSNRVKETILGVPPDVLAANGAVSAETATAMAEGVRRRLGADYGLAVTGIAGPGGGTTEKPVGLVYIAAASPDGRTACREFRFSGTRGAVKKRTAEAALDMVLELFT